The genomic region TAATATTTTTCTGATTGATTTTGTGTGATTGATGCATGAACAATCGATTTTGTAATTTCGATTGGCATTCCAGTATTATTTCAATCGTAGAAAATTATGGATGTTGAGGGTTCTAGCAATTTGGGGGATCATACTGATGTGATTGTTCCAGCTGTTAGCAATGATATCGTGCAGTCATCATCTCATCTAGGTATGTACATCTGCAAATCAGTTGAGATAGCCTTTTTTATAAATCGTTTCATTAAAATCGTCTGATTGATGTATCTATTGATATATTTGATGCGTATTCATACTAATTTAAACATAGGAAGATAGATTATTATGCTTGCTGATCATGTTTCATTAGCCTGATTGGTATTATAAATCGATGAGTCTGATGGATAAGAACAGTTGTCTTACCGGTCTGGTTAGTGTATGTGATATGCAATTTGTTTGAGAGTTGATTATTACACTTTCTGATCATGTTTCTTATGCACGCTATACAGTATTCTGTGTAGTTCAATAGCATGTATATTAGTATAATTGATGTAATTGTCTTAAATGAAAAATGTCCCTGGTAGAATAACGAAACCGCCCTTAATTAACCAGCATATATGAATAGCGTATCCATTAGTATAGTTGATGCGTTTGTGTTTTTCAGCAGCGTATCTAGAATTATAATTAAGAGATATACCGATTCGTGTCATAATAAGCATTTGACTTTCTACCTATGTCGTCATTATTAGACGTGATTGGTGTATCTTGACGTCTACGTTAAGTAGTCAGCAATAAAAAATACGATATGTCAGCGATCAGGCACAAAATTCTGTGTTAATTTCTGTGGTTTTTTGTTTTCTAATTGATTTTGTGCTTTTGACTAAATTAGCGTACCTGAAATTATATTTGTTGTGCATCAGTTATTTGAACTCACTGCTTATACCCATACTGTTCTACTGTATAGCGTGCATAGATGCAGGCTCACCAATCATCGAGACAACCTCGAAGGAAAGAATACCTGTATGTGCGCCATAATTGAAGCCTGTTTTGGGTATGCTCTTTGATAAACTAGAGGATGGTTAGAATTCTATAAGGCTTATGCTGCTAATTCTGATTTTAAAATGAGGAAGTCGACGCAATGAAACATAGACGGGGTTCTCATGACTAAGTACTGTGTGTGCAGTAAGGCTGGAGAAAGTAAGCTTAGAGGGAAGGTAAAAAAGAGACAGAGAACTAGAATTTTATGTAATGCAAAGATTTTTTTTCgaataaatgaacaaggacaatatGTGATTGATGACTTTCATGAAGGTCACACCCACCTCCTCTCAACACCAAACATAGTGGTGCATTTGACCGAATCACGAGAATTAACCCTTATACATAAAACCATGATTGTTGAGAATTCTAAAGTGAATAAGGGGCCTGTATAAAGCTTTAGGATGTTCAAAGAGTACGTGAAAGGGTATCAAAATGTAGGGGCATCACTCGAGGACTTCAAAAATATTTGGAGGGATGTGAAGAAATTTATTAAAGGGTATGACGCGCAAATGATGATTGAAAATTTCATGCACAAAAAAGCCATGTGTAGTTCGTACTACTTTGATTTTGATGTTGACGATCATAGACGACTATCTAGGGTTTGTTGGTTTGACCCTATAGCTATAAAGAATTACAGTCTCTTTGGTGATATGACGTCTTTTGACACGACGTTTAATATGAACacatataaaatgatatttacaCCTTTCACGGGGGTTGACCATCACAAGAAATGTGTGACATTTGGAGCAGGACTTATAAGGAAAGAGACTGATGAGGATTTCGTATGGTTGTTTTGGAATTTTCTGAGTGCAATGAGCAATAAGTATCCTGTGTGCATAATTATTGATCAAGATAGAGGCATAAAAGCAGGGGTTAAAACAGTGTTCGGGGACAAAACTCAAcacagatattgcatgtggcatatcatgaaaaAGCTGCCAGACAAGATCGGAACTACGCTATATAGAGAAACTAACTTCATGAAAGAGTTGTGCTCCTGTGTTTGGGCAGAAGATATCGAACCGTCTGAGTTTGAGGAACGATGGTGCTCAGTTATATCCTCATACGGGCTAACCGACAATGAATGGTTAGATACGATGTTTGACAAAAGGGCTTCCTGGATCCCAGCATatttcagggatttatttatgggTGGACTAATGAGAACCACGTCCAGGTCTGAGTCCGAGAATAGCTTTTTCGGAAATTTCATGGACCCAAACTTAACTTTGGTTGAGTTTCTTATGAGGTTTGAAAGTGCTATGGACGCTCAACGATGGAAACAGTCCAAATTAATAGCCGAGTAAAAAAACTCCTTCCCTGATCTAGAAACGCCTCACCCTTTGGAAAAACACGCTTCTGAGTTCTACACCCCAGTGATGTTTTCTGAATTTAAAAACGAGTGGGTGGCTGCTTGTTTCACCTGTGGTGTTAAAATTTTAGGGGTTACTACCAGTGACAGCATCCCCATTATTGATCGTGAAAAAGACAAGGTTTACTATGTTAACTTTATCTCTGACGAAATGAAAGTGAACTGCACCTGTAAAAAGTTTGAGAGACATGGAATTTTGTGCCATCATGCGCTTTGTGTTGAAAGAACAAGGCCTTGACAATGTTCCAGATCAGTATCTGTTAAGTAGGTGGAGCAAATTGGCAACATGTCAGCCGATTTGTAATAATGTGCCACATACTTTAATTGAAGATTGTAACTCATTAGATGTTAGACGGCACAAAATTGGTACCCTATGGTCCGAGGTATTCTCGTGTGTGACACTCGCTGAACAAAAACCTGAGTATGTGGATGAATTAATGGGCATTCTGAAAGGTTTCAAAGAAAAGATAAGCGCACAAACCAGTACGTCAGAATGTAGTAGTACTAGTAACACGGGTGATAGGATGAGGAACAAGACTAGGGAACTTGAGATGCTCTTAGGAACAAAAATACCAACAGAAGTGGTTGTCTTGCCTCCTATTCAGTCAAAGACGAAAGGGCCTGGAAAACGAATGCTGTCCCAAAATGAAAAAGCTACGAAAGAACAGAAGAAAGCGCCCAGGAAATGCAATGCTTGTGGAGAATTAGGATATCATGATAGTCGGAATTGTCCTGGGAGAGTATGATTCCATTCATACAGGTACGCTAATATTTGTGGTGTATTCATTATTAGAGAATATGGAAAGCAGATTGAATTTGTAAGATGGTACTTGATTAAGAAATAGTATTGTTGTATGTACAAAAA from Silene latifolia isolate original U9 population chromosome 3, ASM4854445v1, whole genome shotgun sequence harbors:
- the LOC141649410 gene encoding protein FAR1-RELATED SEQUENCE 5-like encodes the protein MCSSYYFDFDVDDHRRLSRVCWFDPIAIKNYSLFGDMTSFDTTFNMNTYKMIFTPFTGVDHHKKCVTFGAGLIRKETDEDFVWLFWNFLSAMSNKYPVCIIIDQDRGIKAGVKTVFGDKTQHRYCMWHIMKKLPDKIGTTLYRETNFMKELCSCVWAEDIEPSEFEERWCSVISSYGLTDNEWLDTMFDKRASWIPAYFRDLFMGGLMRTTSRSESENSFFGNFMDPNLTLVEFLMRFESAMDAQRWKQSKLIAE
- the LOC141649411 gene encoding uncharacterized protein LOC141649411 yields the protein MEFCAIMRFVLKEQGLDNVPDQYLLSRWSKLATCQPICNNVPHTLIEDCNSLDVRRHKIGTLWSEVFSCVTLAEQKPEYVDELMGILKGFKEKISAQTSTSECSSTSNTGDRMRNKTRELEMLLGTKIPTEVVVLPPIQSKTKGPGKRMLSQNEKATKEQKKAPRKCNACGELGYHDSRNCPGRV